From Alienimonas californiensis, a single genomic window includes:
- a CDS encoding thioredoxin family protein, whose product MVRTASTMLELGTAAPPFSLPAAGSEETVSLSDYEGRPLLVMFISNHCPYVKHLRSALAEFGKEYESKGLGIVAISSNDAVEYPDDSFEKMAEEKAAVGYTFPYLYDEDQSVAKAYRAACTPDLFLFDKAHKLAYRGQFDDSRPGNEQPVTGGDLRAAAEQVLSGAPVPPDMQKPSIGCNIKWKDAPDYFTGQRAE is encoded by the coding sequence ATGGTCCGTACCGCTTCCACGATGCTCGAACTGGGCACCGCGGCCCCGCCGTTCTCGCTGCCCGCCGCCGGCTCCGAGGAGACGGTCAGCCTGTCCGACTACGAGGGTCGGCCGCTGCTGGTCATGTTCATCAGCAACCACTGCCCCTACGTGAAGCACCTGCGCAGCGCGCTGGCGGAGTTCGGCAAGGAGTACGAATCGAAGGGGCTGGGCATCGTGGCGATCAGCTCCAACGACGCCGTGGAGTACCCGGACGACAGCTTCGAGAAGATGGCCGAGGAGAAAGCGGCCGTCGGCTACACGTTCCCGTACCTGTACGACGAAGACCAGAGCGTCGCCAAAGCCTACCGGGCCGCCTGCACGCCGGATCTCTTCCTGTTCGACAAGGCTCACAAACTGGCCTACCGCGGGCAGTTCGACGACAGCCGCCCCGGGAACGAGCAGCCGGTGACCGGCGGCGATCTGCGGGCCGCCGCGGAGCAGGTCCTCTCCGGGGCCCCGGTCCCGCCGGACATGCAAAAACCCTCCATCGGCTGCAACATCAAGTGGAAGGACGCCCCGGACTACTTCACCGGCCAGCGGGCGGAATAA